In the genome of Bremerella sp. P1, the window AATCACACCAACCAAAAGGTCGAAGCTGACAATCAACACGACCGTCGTCGCGTAAATGGCGAACTCTGACCAACTGGTCTTATAGAGTTCCTTGATTTGTTTGATGTTCAACAGTTTGAAGCCTGTATAAACCAACAAGGCACCTAGGGCGGCACGTGGCACCAGGGTCAGAATCTGAGGCAAGAACACGATGAACAACAGCAGCCAGGCACCATGCATGATGGTTGCCCCGCGGGTTTGTCCCCCGGCGTTGACATTGGCCGAGCTTCGCACGATCACGCCAGTCATCGGCAAAGCACCAACCAGGCCGCAGGCTACGTTACCGATACCTTGGGCGGTCAGTTCCTTATCATGATTTGTCTTGTGGCCGGGCTTCATCTTGTCGACGGCCGTGGCACAAAGCAGCGTTTCGGCACTGGCCACCAACGCAATCACCAGGGCCGAGATGTAGACCGCAGGATCGACGATGATGTTCATCCACTCAGGCGTCGTGTTCAGGAACGAGACTTCGTCAAACAGGCTCTCGGGGATCACCAGGTTTTGAATCTCGAAACCAAGGGCCAGGGCAACCACCGTAGCCAGGCTGATTCCCAGCAAGGCCGCCGGAATCAGCTTGAGTTTCTTCGGAGCGAACGATTGCCAGAGGATCATCGTGATGATCGTGACAAGCCCGATTGCGGCCGCCAGGTGATGGTGCGGCGTGCCGTCGGACAGGTCGAAGCATTTCCAGAAGGCTTCCGGAATCGTCGCCATGTACTGAAGGCCGCCGTGGGCCTTATGACCGTGCCACATCGCCTGGTGGTCGAGCATCACATGAAACTGGCTGACGATAATCAGAACACCAATCCCGGCCAGCATGCCGTTGATCACCGCGGGCGAAACGGCTTGGAACCAACGCCCGATCCCCAGTTTCCCCGCCGCGATCTGAATCACCCCAGCGACAAGCACCGAAAGACCCAAAGCGGACAAGGCGTACGTCATCGCTGCCCCGTCGGCACCATCTTCTGGCCCAGAGAAGAAGCCCAAAAACTTGGTCTTCTGCTGAGCAATGATGTCCGCCACGATGACGAATAGCCCTGCCGCCGGGCCACTGACTTGCAGTGGTGAGCCGCTAAAGATACCCACGATCAGGCCGCCAATGATGCCGGTGATCAGAGCCCGTGCCGGATTAACCCCCACGGCAACGGCGATACCGATACACAGGGGAAGCGCGACCAGGAAGACGACAATCGACGAAATGAAGTCTTTCCTGAACGTTCCCGCGAAGTAGCCGCCGGACGGGTTGGGGGTTGTGTCTTGCTTAGCCATGGATCTGCTTCCGTGAAGAGGAGGTCGTTCAGGCAATCCGAACGTTGGGTTCGGTGAACTGAAAAGTATCGGGAGCAACGACGGTCACCTCGCCGGTCTCGAAATCGTAAAGCCACCCGTGAAGTCGAAGCTTGCCGGCTCCGACCGCTTCGGCGACTGCGGGGAAGGTCATCAGGTTGCGAAGTTGCAGCCGAATGTTCGCTTCGATCAACTGGGTCAGGCGATCGTTATTCGGATCGCCTGACGCATCTTCAAGCGCCGACTTCGAGAGCGAGACCCACTTGCCGACTTCCGGCAAGGTGGTGAGTGCTTCAGGACTCATCAGTCCCTGCATGGCCCCGCACTTGGCGTGACCGCAGACGATAATCTGAGGAACCTTCAATGCCTTGACGGCATACTCGATCGTGGCCGCCATCCCCAAGTCGGCTTCACCCTTACGGCCGACAATGTTTCCGGCGTTGCGAATGACGAAGATTTCGCCTGGTTCGCTATTGGTAAACAGCTCAGGATTCACCCGAGAATCACTACAAGTAATGAACAGGGCTTCTGGACTTTGTCCCCCGGCCAGTTCTGCGAAACGGCTTTTCTTTTGGGGGAAGGTATCTTTCTGGAACTGCGTCACACCTGCTAACAAATCGCGCATGGAACCGATCTTCTTTGTTAAGTAGAAAGTCACCAGGGGAAGAGACCCGAGCAGCCGCGCTGAGAAACACCAAGGAAAAAGCGGCGCTAGGGAATCACGATTTCAGATGCGAAGAACCGCCAGGGTTCACGTATCTGAGACCAAGAGGTAGCGGCTGCTGAAAGAATTTGCGCATCGGGATTCAGCTAAAGGGAACCATCAAAGCGCATAGCAGCCTGCTCAGAGCTAACAGGTGATGTGTCCGCCGAAACCGTTGTGAGTAGCCAATATGACCGACGAAGCGCCACGGTCGGCAGAGGTGAATCGACTTCGTTGCGGAATCGAGAATGGTCCCACGCAGCGGCTAGAGCCACGAGCAATGCGGTGGGTTTGACGCGAGGCGGCCGTTCGTTCGTGAACTTCCTCTTCCTCGGTCTCAGTCGTGTTGCCTTGCGAAGACCCGGAAATTGGCGCGCTTCCAGCAATCATCGCACCTGTCAGCCGCGGGCGCGTAGCCGGCAACAGCAGAGCGAGAATCAACAGAAGATATAGCCAACGAGGTTTCATGCAGGCCGCCTAGAGGAAATCAGTGAGCATCTTTCCCACTTACGTAAGGGAGTTGCTCACCGTTCATATCGGCAACAATTCCGTGGAACACGGAGTTATTGTCCCTAAAAAAGGATAGGTAATCTACGTGCTGTCGTCCAACCCAGAATGTAACACTTCTTGCAGATTTAAACGTGCGAGGAGGTTAAGGCGGGTTTCGGCAACCTTAACGGCCCAAAAATAAGAAAGGGGACCTGCCTGGACAGTCCCCTTTGTTGATCAGGTTTTGGTGGCAGGAAGCTGCCAGCAGGCCTTACTGGGCCCAGTAGTCGATGACGAACGCTTCTTCCAGATGCGGTCGCAGGATCGACACAAACTTCTGATGCTCTGGGTGCGGCAGGTATTCCGCACGGTCGTCTTCGCTGGCAAACGTTACCAGGAAGCAGTGGGTGAAGCCTTTGTCGAGCATTTCAGGGCTGTTGTTGGTGCCCCATTCGTAATCCTGGATCACGGGAATCTTCTTGGGCAGAGCGGCGAACGCCTTTTCCACCTTCTCGATATCCTCGGCCTTGGCCGACTCTTTGAACTTGAAGATTACGACGTGACGTAGCTTGCGGGCCGAATCACCGGCGGCTTTATCTTCAGCTTGAACCATCGCAGACATCGAAAACACGCCCACAACAAGGAGGGCAAAACAGAGAGACAAAGAGCGGCGCGAAAATGAACGCAGTTCCATACCGGGAAACTTCATAGGAGGCGGGACCTTCTCGGATTCAGGTAGCAGGTGGGAAAAATAGCTGGCGGGCAGACCTCTAATTTGACACGAAAGCGTCCGTTTTTCAACGGCTTTCTCCAATAATTAATGCACGCCGCGGCGAGAATTTTTCCCGCCGCGGCGTGCGAAAAGTCAAGCAAAAAGCTTTAATTAGGCAAGTAACGATCGTACTTGGTGGGCGGCTTCCACCATGGATTGCAGCGCCGCTTCGACTTCCACCCAGCCGCGGGTCTTCAAGCCGCAGTCAGGATTCACCCACAGTCGCTGGGCTGGAATCACATCGACCGCTTTCTTTAAAAGGCCGACCATTTCGCTGGTTGCCGGGACTCTTGGCGAGTGAATGTCGTAGACGCCAGGGCCAATTTCGTTGGGGTATTGGAAGTTGCCGAACCCGTCCAAAAGTTCCATCTTCGAGCGGCTCGTCTCGATCGAGATCACGTCTGCGTCCAGCGCCGCGATCGAAGGAAGAATCTCGTTGAACTCGCAGTAGCACATGTGCGTGTGGACCTGCGTCTGGTTGGCAACCCC includes:
- a CDS encoding carbonic anhydrase encodes the protein MRDLLAGVTQFQKDTFPQKKSRFAELAGGQSPEALFITCSDSRVNPELFTNSEPGEIFVIRNAGNIVGRKGEADLGMAATIEYAVKALKVPQIIVCGHAKCGAMQGLMSPEALTTLPEVGKWVSLSKSALEDASGDPNNDRLTQLIEANIRLQLRNLMTFPAVAEAVGAGKLRLHGWLYDFETGEVTVVAPDTFQFTEPNVRIA
- a CDS encoding SulP family inorganic anion transporter, which produces MAKQDTTPNPSGGYFAGTFRKDFISSIVVFLVALPLCIGIAVAVGVNPARALITGIIGGLIVGIFSGSPLQVSGPAAGLFVIVADIIAQQKTKFLGFFSGPEDGADGAAMTYALSALGLSVLVAGVIQIAAGKLGIGRWFQAVSPAVINGMLAGIGVLIIVSQFHVMLDHQAMWHGHKAHGGLQYMATIPEAFWKCFDLSDGTPHHHLAAAIGLVTIITMILWQSFAPKKLKLIPAALLGISLATVVALALGFEIQNLVIPESLFDEVSFLNTTPEWMNIIVDPAVYISALVIALVASAETLLCATAVDKMKPGHKTNHDKELTAQGIGNVACGLVGALPMTGVIVRSSANVNAGGQTRGATIMHGAWLLLFIVFLPQILTLVPRAALGALLVYTGFKLLNIKQIKELYKTSWSEFAIYATTVVLIVSFDLLVGVIAGIVLSAVKLLVTFTRFEADLYINEEEKKASLSLHGAATFLRLPILAQRLEEIPDDVELHVDLSNLTYVDHACFESLMDWAKQHEKTGGRLVVDWSQLHGKFQKEVDIRPNGNGSGEVQRNGKAKMQPSPVGGGMAGEWTS
- a CDS encoding Dabb family protein — encoded protein: MSAMVQAEDKAAGDSARKLRHVVIFKFKESAKAEDIEKVEKAFAALPKKIPVIQDYEWGTNNSPEMLDKGFTHCFLVTFASEDDRAEYLPHPEHQKFVSILRPHLEEAFVIDYWAQ